The proteins below are encoded in one region of Juglans microcarpa x Juglans regia isolate MS1-56 chromosome 4D, Jm3101_v1.0, whole genome shotgun sequence:
- the LOC121260575 gene encoding dol-P-Man:Man(5)GlcNAc(2)-PP-Dol alpha-1,3-mannosyltransferase translates to MAARSALHAKPSPRSTAPTSKLFRNPKVPFAFALILADSVLVSLIIAYVPYTKIDWDAYMSQVSGFLGGERDYSKLKGDTGPLVYPAGFLYIYSAIQSVTGGEVSPAQILFGFLYIINLGIVLVIYMKTDVVPWWALSLLCLSKRIHSIFVLRLFNDCFAMMLLHASLASFLYRRWHLGLIIFSGAVSIKMNVLLYAPPLFLLMVKAMDISGVISALAGAALVQILLGLPFILSHPIAYISRAFNLGRVFIHFWSVNFKFIPEPLFVSKEFAVSLLIAHLVLLAAFTHCRWCRHEGGLLNFLHSRFLSLKRSDFSNSSFKILKKEHIVTTMFVGNFIGIFCARSLHYQFYSWYFYSLPYLLWCAPFPTLLRLILFMGVEICWNVYPSNAYSSALLLCLHLVILWGLWSAPSEYPYLDNKAYKEKRKEK, encoded by the exons ATGGCGGCCCGATCGGCGCTGCATGCGAAACCCTCGCCGAGATCGACGGCTCCGACATCCAAACTGTTCAGAAACCCTAAAGTACCCTTTGCTTTCGCATTGATTTTGGCCGATTCCGTCCTCGTCTCTCTCATCATCGCCTACGTTCCCT ATACGAAGATTGACTGGGACGCTTACATGTCACAG GTAAGTGGGTTTCTTGGAGGAGAAAGGGATTACAGCAAATTGAAAGGGGACACAGGGCCTCTGGTCTATCCAGCTGGGtttctctatatttattctGCAATTCAATCTGTTACAGGTGGGGAGGTCTCTCCAGCTCAG ATTTTGTTCGGCTTTTTGTACATTATAAATCTGGGAATTGTCTTAGTCATCTACATGAAGACTGATGTG GTTCCATGGTGGGCTCTTAGCTTACTTTGTCTGTCAAAAAGAATCCACTCTATTTTTGTGCTCCGCCTTTTTAATGACTGTTTTGCAATGATGCTACTTCATGCTTCATTGGCATCATTTCTTTACAGAAGGTGGCATCTAGGGTTGATCATTTTCAG TGGGGCCGTTTCAATAAAGATGAATGTGCTCCTATATGCTCCACCTTTGTTTCTTCTCATGGTTAAG GCTATGGATATTAGTGGGGTGATATCAGCTTTAGCTGGTGCAGCACTGGTGCAG ATTCTGTTGGGACTACCTTTCATTCTATCACATCCGATTGCTTACATATCCAGAGCTTTCAATCTTGGGCGTGTCTTCATCCACTTTTG GTCTGTGAACTTCAAGTTCATTCCTGAACCACTTTTTGTTTCGAAGGAATTTGCAGTCTCTTTGCTGATTGCTCACCTTGTATTACTTGCGGCTTTCACTCATTGTAGATGGTGCAG GCATGAAGGGGGGCTTCTCAACTTTTTGCATTCTAGATTTCTATCTTTGAAGAGATCTGACTTTAGCAATTCATCCTTCAAGATACTGAAAAAAGAAC ATATTGTGACAACAATGTTTGTTGGGAACTTCATCGGCATTTTTTGCGCCCGATCTTTGCACTATCAGTTCTATTCATG GTATTTCTACAGTTTACCTTACCTATTGTGGTGTGCACCATTCCCTACTTTACTGCG TCTAATTTTGTTTATGGGTGTGGAGATTTGCTGGAACGTCTATCCTTCAAATGCTTATTCATCTGCACTTCTTCTGTGTCTCCACTTGGTTATACTATGGGGTCTATGGTCTG